A part of Perognathus longimembris pacificus isolate PPM17 chromosome 16, ASM2315922v1, whole genome shotgun sequence genomic DNA contains:
- the LOC125364452 gene encoding platelet basic protein-like, translating into MTHRADTRVSCQRAGPLPLRPALLLLFVFLSLLVPSALGKQEGFGDEGNKVDRYLELRCICVKTVSGIHPSKMQSLEVIQPGPHCEKVQVIATLKDGRKVCLDPKVLANKKVLQYLLRAHGPAV; encoded by the exons ATGACACACAGAGCTGACACCCGTGTCTCCTGCCAGCGTGCCGGCCCCCTTCCACTCCGACCAGCGTTGCTGCTGCTTTTTGTATTCTTGAGCCTGCTGGTTCCCTCTGCCCTTGGGAAACAAGAGGGCTTTGGTGATGAAG GTAACAAGGTAGATCGGTACTTGGAGCTGCGCTGCATATGTGTGAAGACCGTCTCTGGGATTCATCCCAGTAAGATGCAGTCTTTGGAGGTGATCCAGCCCGGACCCCACTGTGAGAAGGTCCAAGTGAT AGCCACGctgaaggatgggaggaaggTCTGCCTGGACCCGAAAGTTCTTGCAAACAAGAAAGTGCTGCAATACCTGCTGCGCGCTCATGGACCAGCTGTCTAA